In the genome of Paenibacillus pabuli, one region contains:
- a CDS encoding M3 family oligoendopeptidase encodes MKFSEYTYTRPDLEQIKTSFRELLTGFEAATTVEEQSGYMDKINALRSDFETQAQLVYIRHSIDTNDTFYKAENEFLDESSPIIQEYITDYYRALVNSKFRAELEQKWGSQLFQLADLSLKTFSPEIIEDLQKENKLSTEYNQLIASAKIPFEGEERTLPQLHPFELSTDRSMRERASEARYTFMAEHEAEFDRIYDELVKVRTQIAKKLGYPSYVELGYDRMNRTDYNAEMVSNFRAQVRDYIVPVATKLRERQRSRIDVDTLYFYDQGFSFKTGNPTPKGDADWIIDNGKKMYAELSPETDTFFQMMTDNELMDLVSKKGKQGGGYCTFLNDYKVPFIFSNFNGTSGDIDVLTHEAGHAFQVYESRHFEVPEYNWPTYESAEIHSMSMEFFTWPWMELFFKEDTDKYKFDHLSSGLLFIPYGVAVDEFQHFVYANPDATPAERKQAWRNIEKTYLPHINYKDNAYLEQGGFWHKQGHIFSSPFYYIDYTLAQICAFQFWKRSNQDMKSAWADYLTLCKAGGSLSFTGLVELAGLNSPFEDGCVSSVIGDIEAWLDAVDDKAL; translated from the coding sequence ATGAAATTTAGTGAGTATACGTATACACGTCCCGATCTGGAACAAATCAAAACGTCATTCCGTGAGCTTCTGACCGGTTTTGAAGCCGCGACTACGGTTGAAGAGCAGAGTGGATATATGGACAAAATTAACGCTTTGCGCAGTGACTTTGAGACTCAGGCACAATTGGTCTACATCCGTCATTCCATTGATACCAATGATACATTTTACAAAGCAGAAAATGAATTTCTGGATGAAAGCTCTCCGATCATTCAAGAATACATCACCGATTATTATCGGGCATTGGTAAACTCCAAATTTCGTGCCGAACTGGAACAAAAATGGGGATCACAGCTGTTTCAGCTGGCGGATCTGTCCCTGAAAACATTTAGTCCGGAAATTATCGAGGACCTTCAGAAAGAGAACAAACTTTCCACGGAATACAATCAGCTGATTGCTTCAGCCAAAATTCCGTTTGAAGGTGAAGAACGCACATTGCCGCAGCTGCATCCTTTTGAATTGTCCACGGACCGCTCCATGCGGGAACGCGCATCGGAAGCAAGATATACGTTCATGGCTGAACATGAGGCTGAATTCGATCGCATTTACGACGAATTGGTGAAGGTACGTACGCAGATCGCGAAGAAGCTGGGATATCCATCGTATGTGGAACTCGGTTATGACCGGATGAACCGTACAGATTACAATGCGGAGATGGTGTCCAATTTTAGAGCGCAAGTCCGTGATTATATCGTACCTGTAGCGACGAAGCTCAGAGAGCGCCAGCGCAGCCGGATTGATGTGGATACCCTTTATTTTTACGATCAGGGCTTCAGCTTTAAGACAGGGAACCCGACTCCTAAAGGGGATGCCGACTGGATCATTGACAATGGTAAGAAAATGTACGCTGAATTGTCACCGGAAACGGATACGTTTTTCCAGATGATGACGGACAATGAATTGATGGATTTGGTGAGCAAAAAAGGTAAGCAGGGCGGGGGCTATTGTACCTTCCTGAACGATTACAAAGTGCCGTTTATTTTCTCCAACTTTAACGGTACATCGGGTGATATCGACGTGTTGACACACGAAGCGGGTCACGCTTTCCAGGTATATGAGAGCCGTCACTTCGAAGTACCTGAGTACAACTGGCCAACGTATGAATCGGCAGAGATCCATTCCATGAGCATGGAATTCTTCACTTGGCCATGGATGGAATTGTTCTTCAAGGAAGATACGGACAAATACAAGTTTGATCACTTGTCTTCCGGACTGCTCTTTATTCCTTACGGCGTAGCAGTCGATGAATTCCAGCATTTTGTCTATGCCAATCCGGATGCAACACCAGCGGAGCGCAAGCAGGCATGGCGCAATATTGAGAAGACTTATCTGCCACACATCAATTACAAGGATAACGCCTATTTGGAACAAGGCGGATTCTGGCACAAGCAGGGTCATATCTTCTCATCGCCGTTCTATTACATTGACTACACACTGGCACAAATCTGCGCATTCCAGTTCTGGAAACGCAGCAACCAGGATATGAAGTCCGCATGGGCTGACTATCTCACATTATGTAAAGCCGGAGGAAGCCTGTCCTTCACAGGACTGGTCGAACTGGCAGGTCTGAATTCTCCATTCGAAGACGGCTGCGTGTCTTCCGTCATCGGTGATATCGAAGCTTGGTTGGACGCAGTAGACGATAAAGCGTTGTAG
- a CDS encoding GNAT family N-acetyltransferase: MLVLLDQPSQRKQLAPFISGTNGHVVMGGVLAGLQCGRVYADQLHAPKSALIWAKNEMFYLIGRSDNEQFNSFVKEVLVQELLPEALVAGEDMLNLEVYPEPGSDWSPVLEHMFNGRLREGLRVPFQFNLAKYEQWLERSSSSLFMPPGYELQVIDRTVMLEDNSRIIEHEILKFWHSVEDFLRYGAGTCTLYAGEVVGTCISVFVRGIHQETGINTYDPIHRGKGLATAMASAYVQTVLERNCVPHWTTEDFRHDSIAIAGKLGFEQGRAYPVYYMSIQELLDC, from the coding sequence ATGTTGGTTTTACTGGATCAACCGTCCCAAAGGAAGCAATTGGCGCCATTCATCTCGGGTACAAACGGGCATGTGGTCATGGGAGGCGTGCTTGCAGGACTTCAATGCGGACGCGTCTATGCAGACCAGCTCCATGCTCCGAAAAGTGCCCTGATTTGGGCCAAAAACGAAATGTTTTACCTGATCGGAAGATCGGATAATGAACAGTTCAATAGCTTTGTCAAGGAGGTACTTGTTCAGGAGCTATTGCCTGAAGCGTTAGTTGCTGGCGAAGACATGCTGAATCTTGAAGTTTACCCCGAGCCCGGCTCGGATTGGTCTCCAGTCCTGGAACACATGTTCAATGGACGTTTGCGAGAAGGATTGAGAGTTCCTTTTCAATTCAATCTTGCGAAGTATGAACAATGGCTGGAACGCAGTTCCAGCTCCTTGTTTATGCCTCCTGGATATGAGCTTCAAGTTATCGACCGAACTGTAATGTTAGAGGATAACAGCCGTATCATTGAGCATGAAATTTTAAAGTTTTGGCATTCGGTGGAGGACTTCTTGCGATATGGAGCAGGCACATGCACGTTATATGCGGGCGAGGTTGTAGGTACATGTATCTCAGTGTTTGTCCGTGGCATTCACCAGGAAACAGGTATCAATACCTATGATCCGATACACCGTGGCAAAGGTCTCGCTACGGCCATGGCAAGCGCTTATGTGCAAACCGTTCTGGAACGGAATTGTGTTCCCCACTGGACCACAGAAGATTTTCGTCATGATTCTATTGCGATTGCGGGTAAGCTTGGGTTTGAACAAGGCAGAGCCTATCCCGTCTATTACATGTCGATTCAGGAGCTTCTGGATTGCTGA
- a CDS encoding iron-containing alcohol dehydrogenase produces MATHAYYVPPVNLMGRGCLHEAGKMIENMGIRKALVVSDHQLISSGVAEQVLSILRKSGLDYVIYDEVQPNPTCQNVHDGLQVYQDHGCDAIISIGGGSPQDAAKGIGIIATNGGHIREYEGLHQSKHKSVPLIAINTTAGTSSEVTMNYVITDEERKVKMVMVDRNSLVDLSVNDPELMLSKPASLTAATGMDALTHAVEAMVTPGGFTVTSATAAAAVELIFEYLPRAVRDGSDLEAREHMTYACFLGGIAFNNAGLGYVHAMAHQLGGVYDLPHGVCNAMLLPYVEELNAKHVPGKFRHIAKAIGMDVKGKRDEECSEYVIEAIRQLSKEVGIPEKLSELGVQDPDVELLADNAMKDACAPANPYQPSRDEVMELFRKII; encoded by the coding sequence ATGGCAACACACGCTTATTATGTTCCGCCCGTGAACTTGATGGGCAGAGGGTGCTTACACGAAGCAGGCAAGATGATTGAGAATATGGGTATTCGCAAAGCGCTTGTCGTAAGTGATCATCAATTGATTTCTTCCGGCGTTGCTGAACAAGTGCTGTCTATACTAAGAAAATCAGGGTTAGACTATGTGATATATGATGAGGTTCAGCCCAATCCAACCTGTCAAAATGTACATGACGGACTTCAGGTATATCAGGATCATGGCTGTGACGCCATTATATCGATAGGCGGGGGTTCACCGCAGGATGCTGCCAAAGGCATCGGCATAATAGCGACCAACGGTGGACATATCCGTGAGTATGAAGGTTTGCATCAATCGAAACACAAGTCCGTGCCGCTTATTGCGATTAACACAACGGCTGGCACGTCGAGTGAGGTGACCATGAATTACGTGATTACAGATGAGGAACGCAAGGTGAAAATGGTGATGGTGGATCGAAACAGTCTTGTTGACCTGTCGGTGAATGACCCGGAGCTGATGCTGAGCAAGCCCGCCAGTCTTACGGCGGCCACGGGCATGGATGCATTAACCCATGCGGTAGAAGCCATGGTGACGCCTGGCGGTTTCACGGTAACGAGTGCCACAGCAGCGGCGGCCGTGGAGCTGATCTTTGAATATTTGCCCAGAGCCGTCAGGGACGGCAGTGACCTGGAAGCAAGAGAGCATATGACGTACGCGTGTTTTCTTGGCGGGATTGCTTTTAATAATGCAGGCTTGGGTTATGTTCATGCGATGGCCCATCAACTTGGTGGAGTCTATGATCTGCCGCATGGGGTATGTAACGCGATGTTGCTCCCTTATGTAGAGGAATTGAATGCAAAGCATGTGCCAGGTAAATTCCGTCATATTGCCAAAGCGATCGGTATGGATGTGAAGGGCAAACGGGATGAGGAGTGTTCTGAGTACGTGATTGAAGCCATTCGTCAACTTTCCAAAGAGGTAGGCATTCCTGAGAAGCTGTCTGAATTAGGTGTGCAGGACCCTGATGTTGAGTTGCTGGCGGATAACGCCATGAAAGATGCCTGTGCACCGGCCAATCCGTATCAGCCTTCCAGGGATGAAGTCATGGAGCTTTTCCGCAAAATCATATAG
- a CDS encoding ABC transporter substrate-binding protein: MSQFKLSTRKSLWVGALAVLLLVIVSGCSGSTNDSAPNAAAQPGTSQGTDENSKTDETATGGTFVYGRPAAVTSFDLHNQITSNNAFAIDKVFESLVAFDSKGEIVDWLAKSHNISDDGLTYTFVLRDGLKFSNGTDVTAEDAVFSLERHLKVGGPLAISAKVDTIKAKDNHTLVITLKEPYTPFISELSNFSNGIIPNNFGGVTEEEFFKKPVGTGPFVVDQWDPAGDVTFTKNTHYWQEGKPSVDKLVYKLIEDDSQAINQLKAGEVDAIESLALQNANEIKNGADTTVVTNGSWVTEQLFFNTLDKHFSDVHVRRALALALDRDGLTKALTFGYAQTANSLLPTTIPYNSNDTLKALNFDVNAAKAELAKSAFPDGFTTKLLVASGNSTRAQEAQIIQAAGKQIGINIEIESIELATFRERFFAYDFAAMLNSGQADSPEANSIIAFQTDPEGFSKSYWTHYTNDEVTKLLYKGQQTPDGDGRAEIYSKLLQTLADEVPYIPLYYPDILIGVRSSVDGIVVLPNGSVRFEDVRVQK, from the coding sequence ATGTCACAGTTTAAATTATCAACCAGAAAGTCATTATGGGTAGGAGCGTTAGCCGTTCTATTATTGGTAATTGTTAGCGGATGCTCCGGATCGACCAATGATTCCGCTCCCAATGCAGCAGCTCAACCAGGCACCAGCCAAGGCACGGATGAGAATTCAAAGACGGACGAGACTGCAACGGGAGGGACTTTTGTATATGGTCGTCCGGCTGCCGTAACCTCGTTTGATTTGCATAATCAGATTACGTCCAACAATGCTTTTGCCATTGATAAGGTATTTGAATCGCTGGTTGCTTTTGATAGCAAGGGAGAAATTGTAGATTGGCTTGCCAAGTCGCATAACATCAGTGATGACGGCCTGACGTATACGTTTGTGCTGCGTGATGGCTTGAAGTTCTCCAACGGCACAGATGTTACGGCAGAGGATGCCGTATTCTCACTGGAGCGGCATTTGAAGGTGGGCGGCCCGCTGGCAATATCCGCAAAGGTGGATACGATTAAAGCCAAAGACAACCACACCCTGGTGATTACGCTTAAAGAGCCGTATACGCCGTTTATCTCGGAACTATCCAACTTCTCGAACGGTATTATTCCGAACAATTTTGGCGGAGTTACCGAGGAAGAATTTTTCAAGAAGCCGGTAGGTACTGGACCGTTCGTGGTTGATCAGTGGGATCCTGCAGGCGATGTGACCTTTACTAAGAACACTCATTACTGGCAAGAAGGAAAGCCATCGGTTGATAAGCTTGTTTACAAGCTGATCGAAGACGACAGCCAAGCAATTAACCAATTGAAAGCAGGAGAAGTGGATGCTATTGAGTCTCTAGCCCTGCAAAATGCCAATGAAATTAAGAATGGTGCAGATACAACGGTTGTGACCAATGGCAGTTGGGTAACAGAGCAATTGTTCTTTAATACGCTGGATAAGCATTTCTCCGATGTGCATGTTCGTCGGGCCTTGGCTCTGGCACTTGATCGTGACGGTCTGACTAAGGCGCTTACCTTTGGTTATGCACAGACAGCTAATTCATTGCTGCCTACAACGATTCCTTACAATTCGAATGATACGCTCAAGGCACTGAATTTTGATGTAAATGCAGCCAAAGCGGAACTGGCCAAATCGGCTTTCCCTGATGGATTCACTACAAAACTGCTTGTAGCTTCAGGCAACAGCACCAGAGCGCAAGAAGCGCAAATCATTCAGGCAGCGGGTAAACAAATTGGCATTAACATCGAGATTGAATCGATTGAACTCGCTACCTTCCGTGAACGATTCTTTGCTTATGATTTCGCAGCGATGCTGAACAGTGGGCAAGCCGATTCTCCGGAAGCGAATTCGATTATTGCGTTCCAGACCGATCCTGAAGGTTTCAGCAAATCTTACTGGACGCATTACACCAATGATGAAGTAACCAAGCTTCTATATAAAGGCCAACAAACACCGGACGGAGATGGCCGTGCCGAAATATACTCCAAACTGCTTCAAACGCTTGCCGATGAGGTGCCTTACATTCCGCTTTACTATCCGGATATTCTGATTGGCGTTCGTTCTTCAGTAGATGGCATTGTTGTTTTGCCTAACGGCAGTGTGCGTTTTGAAGACGTTCGTGTTCAGAAATGA
- a CDS encoding ABC transporter permease codes for MKKYWLISTVGRALAVIFCVMTAVFFLIRMVPGDPAKMILGEYSTPEAVESMHHALGLDLPMGEQFARFVKTLFTQGDTGNSIINGTSTRELIADRAPVTLLLIGMACALAIVIALVLATLAATHKDKLLDHLIRIFPTVTLGMPIFWVGILLILLLSVHLHWFPVGGVGEGWWGTLYSLTLPAITVAFSQIPTLVRSLRAQMLEVLESDFVVTLKAARLPNRVILFKHVLRNAALPTLILLGVNISYLIGGTLVVEQVFGIKGIGSLLFSSISKRDFPVIQGIALYCAVSVVIISLLIELLSRWLDPRTKGKP; via the coding sequence ATGAAGAAATACTGGTTGATCAGTACTGTGGGAAGAGCGTTGGCAGTGATCTTTTGTGTGATGACAGCAGTCTTTTTTCTCATCAGAATGGTACCAGGAGATCCTGCCAAAATGATTCTTGGCGAGTACAGCACCCCCGAGGCTGTTGAGAGCATGCACCATGCTCTCGGGCTGGATCTGCCAATGGGTGAACAGTTCGCACGGTTTGTGAAGACACTGTTCACCCAGGGGGATACCGGCAACTCCATTATTAATGGAACCTCGACTAGAGAGTTGATTGCTGATCGTGCACCCGTTACCTTGCTGCTCATTGGCATGGCGTGTGCATTGGCAATCGTCATTGCACTCGTGCTTGCTACACTGGCCGCTACACACAAGGATAAGCTGCTGGATCATTTGATACGTATTTTTCCTACGGTAACGCTAGGTATGCCAATCTTCTGGGTTGGCATCCTTTTGATTCTGCTGCTGAGTGTTCATCTTCACTGGTTTCCCGTTGGTGGAGTCGGTGAAGGGTGGTGGGGCACCTTGTACAGTTTGACACTTCCCGCCATTACCGTAGCTTTTTCACAGATTCCAACATTGGTTCGTTCATTAAGAGCCCAGATGCTTGAAGTACTGGAATCTGATTTTGTAGTTACATTGAAGGCTGCGAGATTACCGAACCGAGTCATTTTATTCAAACATGTCCTGCGGAATGCGGCGCTTCCGACGCTGATCCTTCTTGGCGTTAATATCTCTTATCTCATTGGCGGCACATTGGTTGTTGAACAGGTATTTGGTATCAAGGGAATTGGCAGTCTTTTGTTTAGTTCCATTTCCAAACGGGATTTCCCGGTCATTCAAGGCATAGCCCTTTACTGTGCTGTATCTGTCGTGATCATCAGCCTCCTGATAGAGCTTCTGTCCAGGTGGCTTGATCCCAGAACGAAAGGAAAACCATGA
- a CDS encoding ABC transporter permease, whose product MKTIRTEPQLYEDSQNTSLMNRILKTPSLLVGSVMFAVLIILAVLIPWISPYDPSEQNLSAFLQPPSAEHWLGTDQLGRDLFTRLIYAARTDLSIMVLAEIVPFCMGVFLGMIAGYYGKWIDKVISLVTDTLIAFPFYLIVIIVAFASGAGERGIYITFMLVGWIVFARVVRGLSASYRKQEWIASAQTLGLPGIRIILRHLLPNVLPQAIVVLMTDMVGLLVAIVTLGYLGIGIAPPTPDWGTMISDGQSFITTAWWLSAVPGFAVVYTGIALSLVGDGLADVWRKK is encoded by the coding sequence ATGAAAACGATACGAACAGAACCTCAGTTATATGAAGACAGCCAAAACACGAGTCTCATGAATCGTATATTGAAAACTCCTTCCCTGCTTGTGGGAAGTGTGATGTTTGCCGTGCTGATCATCTTGGCTGTGCTCATACCGTGGATTAGTCCTTATGACCCTTCGGAGCAAAATTTGAGTGCTTTTTTGCAGCCTCCGTCTGCTGAACATTGGTTGGGCACAGACCAACTCGGACGTGATTTGTTTACCAGACTGATTTATGCCGCGCGAACCGATTTGAGTATTATGGTGCTGGCGGAAATTGTACCTTTTTGCATGGGTGTATTTCTAGGGATGATTGCAGGGTATTACGGAAAATGGATAGATAAGGTCATATCGTTAGTTACCGATACACTTATCGCTTTCCCCTTTTATCTAATCGTCATTATCGTAGCTTTTGCCAGCGGAGCAGGTGAGCGGGGGATTTATATCACGTTTATGCTCGTTGGCTGGATTGTCTTTGCCCGTGTCGTCAGGGGGTTGAGTGCATCGTACCGCAAGCAGGAATGGATCGCATCCGCACAGACGTTGGGCTTGCCGGGAATACGGATTATTCTTCGTCATCTCCTGCCCAATGTACTGCCTCAGGCAATCGTTGTCCTCATGACGGATATGGTGGGGCTGCTGGTGGCGATTGTTACGCTTGGATACCTGGGCATTGGCATCGCACCACCGACCCCGGATTGGGGCACGATGATCTCGGATGGACAATCCTTTATCACGACAGCCTGGTGGCTCTCGGCAGTTCCGGGATTTGCAGTCGTTTACACGGGTATAGCTTTGTCGCTTGTCGGTGATGGATTGGCCGATGTATGGAGGAAAAAATAA
- a CDS encoding ABC transporter ATP-binding protein, giving the protein MSTEPILEVKALSLSTKSNQKLVQDVHFSLGRGESLGLVGESGSGKSLTLRSILGLLPSGVEQTGGTIRSNVNSAMVFQDPRGALDPLCPVVKQLAEVVYYRQKLSRKASRVAALELLELLGLPDSLKREDRYPSQLSGGQCQRIVIALALACKPGILLCDEPTTALDVTVQRQIMETIQRLQRELGFAMVFVTHNLAIAATLCSKLCVMKQGRIVEHGDSLDLLHNPQDPYTQMLINSVLPLPKLEGSE; this is encoded by the coding sequence ATGTCCACAGAACCGATTCTTGAAGTCAAGGCACTGTCTCTGTCAACCAAGTCAAATCAAAAATTAGTTCAAGATGTACATTTCTCGCTTGGGCGAGGGGAGAGCCTGGGATTAGTAGGTGAATCCGGCTCTGGCAAATCGTTAACTCTTCGTTCCATTCTGGGACTGCTGCCAAGCGGTGTAGAGCAGACGGGCGGAACCATTCGGAGTAACGTGAACAGCGCAATGGTGTTTCAAGACCCGAGAGGTGCGCTCGATCCGCTCTGTCCCGTTGTCAAACAGCTGGCGGAGGTTGTCTATTACAGGCAAAAGTTAAGCAGGAAGGCCTCCAGGGTAGCAGCGCTGGAGTTGCTTGAACTGTTGGGGCTTCCCGACTCGTTGAAGCGTGAGGACCGATACCCTAGCCAGTTGTCAGGTGGGCAGTGTCAGCGGATAGTCATTGCACTGGCCCTGGCATGCAAGCCGGGCATTCTGCTCTGTGATGAGCCAACAACGGCGCTTGACGTTACTGTGCAGCGTCAAATTATGGAGACGATCCAACGTTTGCAGCGTGAACTGGGATTCGCCATGGTCTTTGTAACACATAATCTGGCGATTGCAGCGACACTGTGCTCGAAGCTTTGTGTGATGAAGCAGGGGAGGATTGTGGAGCACGGGGATTCGCTTGACCTTTTGCACAACCCTCAAGATCCTTACACCCAGATGCTTATTAACTCGGTGCTTCCTTTACCGAAGCTTGAAGGGAGCGAATAA
- a CDS encoding ABC transporter ATP-binding protein, whose product MMALSLQVQNVTVQYGDFTALDNITLNLQKHTTLGLVGESGSGKSTLARVIAGLITPDEGQILLGDQQLKKKRSREQYKSIQMIFQNPDASLNPKHSIRQILAEALLFHRIVDRSQVEKRSRELLARVQLENRALDKYPHEFSGGQRQRIAIARALSVEPSLLIADEPTSALDVSVQRSVLDLFNSLKRELNLTLLFISHDLGVIHAISDTVAVMRQGQLVEISPKDQFFTRPETAYSRELLSAVPKMPKSSS is encoded by the coding sequence ATGATGGCACTTTCTTTGCAAGTTCAGAATGTAACGGTTCAATATGGAGACTTTACTGCGCTGGACAATATCACACTAAATCTTCAGAAGCATACCACGCTTGGTCTTGTCGGTGAGTCCGGTTCGGGCAAATCTACCCTTGCAAGAGTCATTGCAGGATTAATTACGCCGGATGAGGGGCAGATTTTGCTGGGGGATCAGCAATTAAAGAAGAAGAGAAGTCGTGAGCAGTATAAAAGCATACAGATGATCTTCCAAAATCCGGATGCTTCGCTGAATCCCAAACATTCCATTCGCCAGATTCTTGCTGAAGCGCTGTTGTTTCATCGCATTGTAGACCGTTCACAGGTGGAAAAAAGATCGAGAGAGCTCCTTGCCCGTGTTCAGTTGGAAAACAGGGCACTGGACAAGTATCCGCATGAATTTTCAGGCGGTCAGCGCCAACGTATCGCCATTGCACGTGCTTTAAGCGTAGAGCCGAGTCTGCTGATTGCGGATGAGCCGACGAGTGCACTCGATGTTTCCGTGCAGCGGAGTGTATTAGATCTGTTCAATTCACTGAAGAGGGAACTTAATCTTACGCTACTTTTCATTTCTCATGATCTTGGAGTTATTCATGCCATTAGTGATACGGTAGCAGTCATGCGGCAGGGTCAACTTGTGGAGATTAGCCCGAAAGATCAATTCTTCACACGACCAGAAACGGCCTACAGCCGAGAGCTGCTGTCCGCAGTTCCAAAGATGCCGAAATCAAGTTCTTAG
- a CDS encoding pyridoxal-phosphate-dependent aminotransferase family protein — translation MSQQYKGNIPLTLSEYDTLTQLLSRLLNTEYPPVIIPGEAILGIEAVAAGISAPGRTIVNVVTGPYGSLFGQWLERGGATVIEVKVPFDEVVPVEKVASAIEKHQPSALSFVQAEVVTGGSNPAEEMIKIARAHNLITVSDSVSAIGGEPLLVDDWGVDFVAVGAQKALAGPNGISAVSISPRGWEFLESNAHAPRNSILSLLDLKPSGEGTAPVRVPPNIPTLEARALILALTTIESEGLEKVIKRHERAALSAIAGIQALGLEPWQKDNRTYSTLTTTVRIAGEEKLHIDHPIGIVAPGDGELFGQLLRINHFGVNASLAGVEEAVATIAALLNQDHEQAVQTVRFVWGE, via the coding sequence ATGAGCCAACAATATAAAGGAAACATACCCCTTACCCTGTCCGAATACGATACACTTACACAATTGCTGTCCAGGCTTTTGAATACAGAGTATCCTCCGGTGATCATCCCGGGAGAGGCTATCTTGGGCATAGAGGCCGTGGCAGCTGGAATATCTGCACCCGGTCGTACGATTGTCAATGTCGTAACAGGGCCTTATGGCAGTTTGTTTGGTCAGTGGCTTGAACGCGGAGGGGCAACGGTTATTGAAGTCAAAGTTCCTTTTGATGAAGTTGTACCTGTGGAGAAGGTAGCTTCTGCGATTGAAAAGCATCAACCGTCCGCACTATCCTTTGTTCAAGCAGAGGTGGTGACAGGCGGGTCGAATCCCGCAGAAGAAATGATAAAGATTGCGCGTGCCCATAACCTGATTACAGTGAGCGACTCTGTCTCAGCAATTGGGGGAGAGCCTCTGCTGGTAGATGATTGGGGCGTTGATTTTGTAGCTGTGGGTGCACAAAAAGCTCTGGCCGGGCCTAACGGCATCAGCGCAGTAAGCATTTCGCCGCGTGGATGGGAATTTCTCGAATCCAATGCGCATGCCCCGCGCAACTCCATCCTGTCTTTGCTTGATCTGAAGCCCTCCGGCGAAGGGACTGCACCCGTCCGCGTTCCTCCCAACATTCCAACGCTGGAAGCCAGAGCACTGATTTTGGCTTTAACGACTATTGAGTCCGAAGGTTTGGAGAAGGTAATCAAGCGTCATGAACGGGCTGCGTTATCTGCTATAGCGGGAATTCAGGCCCTGGGTCTGGAGCCTTGGCAAAAAGATAACAGAACATATTCGACACTGACTACGACGGTTCGAATTGCAGGGGAGGAGAAGCTGCATATCGATCATCCGATCGGCATCGTTGCTCCGGGGGATGGAGAACTTTTTGGTCAGCTTCTGCGAATTAATCATTTTGGAGTTAATGCGTCCTTGGCAGGTGTGGAGGAAGCTGTTGCCACTATTGCGGCATTATTGAATCAGGACCATGAGCAAGCAGTCCAGACTGTTCGTTTCGTTTGGGGGGAATGA